The Ciona intestinalis chromosome 9, KH, whole genome shotgun sequence genome contains the following window.
AAAGTTGACTACTATTTTGTATTGCGCAACACTAGAAAAAAGTTGACTGCTATTTTGTATTGCGCAACACTAGAAAAAAGTTGACTGCTATTTTGTATTGCGCAACACTAGAAAAAAGTTGACTGCTATTTTGTATTGTGCAACACTGCCaagaaatgtttaataaaactattcaTGAAtgcattttgataaaaattgaTATGCTGAGCTTGTGGGCAGAGGTTTAAATCTCTTTTGTTGATACATACAAAACCTAAACAACTAGTTTTGGTAAAAcaagattgtttttttaatgagttgtttaaatacaaagatTATGTTAAAGGAAACTTAAAGTTCATGGTTTTCAAACCTTTTTGATCACATTACACTTTGATTCTCTGGATCAATTTTTGAACactttaattataaaaacaaaccattttaACCTGTACACTCCGCCAACAAAATCTTTTAtaaagtgttgttaattggtgaaagtttggtaaaaaaaagttcGAGAAACCTTGCTTTAAATGggttaaacatttttctgCATGTTTATGGATTGAATGAGAATGAAATATCTACTTTATATTCACATGgttgttttccaacaatttACACTTTCCAACTTTTCTCTCTAGCTTTTCCCAGAAACACAGATCGTTTAATAATTTGTACGATCAGGAAGCACAAAACTATTTCAGTTTGTTGTTATGTTACCTATTGCTTTAACTACTTCCTCTATGAGCTGGAATTTGGCACAAATTTTGctcattttacaaaattcacTATAGCTTTCTAACATTACAAACCGCACTAAGGTTTATTTGTAATAGAAACCAGAATTTAGGATGTTTTATGTCAAACTTGTCTTCATTTTTTCCTTTCTTTGGTTCGTACACGGCCAAAATGAGGTTCATAAATTTGTCTTTTCAGAGACAGATGAGAGCATTGAAAGTAAGTTAACTTTGTCTTTATTTTAgcattaacaaaatatattttttgttgtgaCTTTATGTTCTATAGACAGTTAACAAGTAACTGGACTTCTATTATTGTAATTAATAAGTAACAATAGTTgatcattttataatttgtatcttttgtttgtaattgcATTAAATTCTCTTTTTTAAGTAAAGTAACCCAGAAATAATGCTACtgtgtttgttatttaattcatCACTTTGTAACAGtttctttttaaagtattCATGCACATAAGTctgttaatgaaaaaaaacctGGGCACCCTAAAACGTAATCaaaatatcatatttaaatttatgttattgtaCATAGACCATTTAATGTGTTTTGCATTTTCAACTTCTCAATAGAGTCTATCCTATAAAAATTTATAGTGTTTAAATTTCGGTTTactaattttttgtttacagatACAGAACTGCGAAATGTAATTCAAAGTGAATTGCAAAATGAAATTCTTGACTTGTGTGAAAGGGAACGGAGAAATATTGTTGAAGTGCAGCAGATGCTtcagcttttaaaaaacagtaattatgcgggggaagatgggacaccattttattctgttttctttaaataaactttttttttaattttaaataatttttagaatatttgaaacaatttcaAGATTTGTACCAAAACCTCACATTGGTTGAAGCTGACATAGAGATTGATTGTAATATCACAAGGAATGAATTATGGGAAAACTGCAGGGAAGATTTTAATCAGTTGTGTTCTGGagaaacagaatatttaaacagaaagtCAAATGGGTTGGTAGTATACAGAGaactttataaatagaatttaTAGGTTcatatgacatttttttagtaggtttatacatttttacagaACTGTTTCAATTTTAACGCAATTGCTTCGAAATTTAGCAATAAAGACGAGTATATTTAGCAGAAAAAGCTACAATGTGCCGGATACCAGTGTGGGATTCCCACCTGCTGGATTTGGGATGTTTCTAAGCCCGAGGTTCCAAAAGTTATGGAATAAACTGAAGAGACAATCTTTAGGGGTATAATGGATTTTGTTCCAATAAAATGtggatatgtttttaattataagcttgttttaagaactgttgttttgtcgttgtatcctgtctttttgttttatatattttttaatcttcgctactgtaattgaagagacaaatacagCTTATTTTTATGACAGATTTTctgctaaaaatattttcttaatatATTGGGTTGTGGCAAAGTAGATAGAATGCGAGCCCCTGAACCAAAAGATCCAGTTCGAGGCTCCGCCAGCATTGTTGGCGTGTGTTCTTGGATGATACAGTTAATAGACATCCAAAGCAGTGGTCATAAATTGGTTGTCAAAAATTGTCAgatatatagaatagaaaaaaaaaataaaaaacacaatcacccaCTAAATACATGCATGGTTATACAAGCAACccctaactttttaaaataatttgatatACAACGTACATTTCAGTATACACAGTTTTTTGACAACAACCTTCGGAAATTGTCGAGACTCCAACAAAAACTGGAAATTCTTTTAAGCAGAAGAGAAGAAAGAaataaccaaaccaaccaGGTGAGTTCCTAATCTTACTGtgattaataaacaaataaggTTTAACGTGTTGTGGCAcggtggttagcacgcctaaccagaggttataggttcaagACTTGATGTTGCTATTATAGTATATGTGTCCATCTGCAATACACTTACTGGCGTTTGctccataaaaaaaaacaagtccTTTTCCAGCCATGtacatttacattttacattcAATAGTTTTTGTGATATTTCTCCCAAATTTTTGTCTGCCAACTTAAAAGTCATAGAAGAATTAAACCTTGATTTTCTTTCAGATTGATAATAATGGCCCATCTCTTGCAAACAGAACgtaagtattttgttttgcgtaaaatgagttttaatttGTAGCGTTTCGAAGTTTTATGTGAAATGTCATTGCCAAgagataaatatgttaaatttaaattactttttatttagttttattctattGTTGCTACGAGACATAATACAGTTTTTGAAAatgatattttgttataaaatgaacgcctaattgtaaaacattttatcaaaatgtatCGTCATGTGGCAGACAAATTTTTGGTACAAAAACCTTGCGTTTTTTATACCCAGACAGCAATTTCTAAAacatttacattgttttatgGTGAAGGCAGATTGTTTATAGCTGCACTGTTTTTTAGCAACTGGTTTCAAAGGTTCTTAGCAAGACAAGATCTTCACCTTCGAAGAAAGAAACGACAATCCAGGTAACAATGGttattgtttatgtaataaaCTGTGTTCTTGTGAAAGACCatgcatttataaataaatgaatgatcaAATGAACCTAACTTAATATAGGCTAGGCCTTTAATAATGAatagttgaataaatgaatgaataaataaatgaatgaataaataaatgaatgaatgatgaatgaatgaatgaatgaatgaatgaatgaatgaatgaataattgaatgaatgaatgaatgaatgaatgaatgaatgaactttATTGATCCCCACCTCGCAGGTaactacaatatttttataacattgaGAAAAGATGATGAAAACGCTCGGTAGTCATAAATATAAgcttatattattataaaatcttatagttttaaacaaaaccataaacataaaaaaaaaactataaacatgaaaaatgaattaatttaagtaaaggtaaatttaaaacatatcaggaattatcttttttacatttttttatattttttaattatatgtttttttcatattttttacagttctTACCGAACTTATTCGTCCTCATGGATAAATTACAATCCTTTTAATGGAAGCCAAACAACCCTTAATAAGGTAATTTATTCCTGTCTAGTTTTAGAtgatttattcttttttaaaattgttttgtcaatttttttttttacattattttttccattaatttttttctctttttatagattatttttttttataaattttgtttttttatacaatattttttcttataagttttttctttttatttgctgtttaacaatttacatttgttaGTTTTTCGCAACTCTTAACGACAACAGCGTCGCAAGGAATTTTACGAATAAAACTCACTGGTTGGAATATATGAGGAACAGAACTAATGCACAGGTTTAAGTTGCTTATATTATCTTTAATTAAAAGCTTCTGCAGGAGTATCCTTTTGGTTTATTGTCTTGTGTACAAAAACAACTCTAGaaaatataacacaagtttttattttgaatgaataaatgtaccAAGCTTTATCAATGTCCTCTATTTAGGAGTCCtgcaaaacaaaaagacaTAAACATAAGTCAACTACTGTCCTGGTTTAAGGGAACTTGAAAATATtgattctaaaaataattaactgTCAGAAGAACTTTATTAGACTTCTTACATGTCCAGAAGAAAAAGCTAATATGAAACATTTGACTTGTATTTTTCCTCAGCAAATGTTGGGTTCTCCCATAATGTTGCAACCCATTGGTGAAACAGAAGGCAACGGAAGCCTAGAAAGGTGATGTTTGATGTTGTTTGCGTAATATTATATTCCACTGTAGAActtcacctatatagaatagaaagggccaaatctggcttaaatcccaggtcccatggcgtgcctcactgtaggacctcactcatatagaattgaatttgaatatacaatgttggggtaaagggccaaatctggcttaaatcccaggtcccatggcgtgcctcactgtaggacctcactcatatagaattgaatttgaatatacaatgttggggttaagggccaaatctggcttaaatcccaggtcccatggcgtgcctcactgtaggacctcactcatatagaattgaatttgaatatacaatgttggggttaagggccaaatctggcttaaatcccaggtcccatggcgtgcctcactgtaggacctcactcatatagaattgaatttgaatatacaatgttgggataatagcctaaatctggcctaaatcgcAGGTCctatggcgtgcctcactgtaggccctcacccatataggatAGAATTTGAATATACAATGTCGGGGTTATGGaccaaatctggtctaaatcccaggtcccatggcgtgcctcactgtagaacctcacccatatagaattgaatttgaatatacaatattggggtaatggagcaactctgacctaaatttTTGGCCCAATGGCATTCCTCACTGTGAgatcttacccatatagaatagaatgtgcccACTAAGTAGCTACCATTGAAAACCATGTTCATGTCCTATTATTACAGACACAATTAAATACTCATATCATATTTCCTTTGCAGGATGACCAGTGTTGCACTGGTATAGTTTATATTCACTATATTCATATGGTGTTAGCACTAAACCAAAACaaccaagtttttttatttacctgaAATACGACTGGctaactaaatttaaattcagaAACACTTTTCCGGAAGTTCCCCCTTTGTTTTTTCCTTCCCAACAAAGACGACCACTGCCAGTAGAAGAAACTACTGTAGTGAGTATTAGATATTTAAATCCTTTTTATTCAAGTGCTTTTATGAATACCAAGGCCTAACTTACAgcggtaatcctttagctggtggccacctgaaattttgggttcaaaatgttccttaggtctcactgatacccactgtatatttttttttgaaaaaactcgggcgttcgtgtccaAAATTAACTTGAAAgtgcgcgaaatcgtgctCCGTTACCGTATTTTTCACACCAGCCGTTAcgaattaaaccaaggttggattattacgtcatagaatgcgtattgttGAGTTTGATTCCTACGTTAAAACAGTGGGAAAACACAAGGCTATAAcatatgtaatataccactattgtgacgtaataaatcattaaccttacgcaaatttacggtgacgaagcatgatttcgcgcatttttaaagttaatttttcgacacgaacgcccgagtttttcaaaaaaagttatacagtgggtatcagtgagacctaaggaacattttgaaaccaaaatttcaggtggccaccagctaaaggattaccacTTACAGCACCAATGGAGCCGAAgcgtttaaatttatgttgtaTCATAGGTTTAGTAGCCATGCATTTCGTTCTCAGATATCTAACAAAATGATTCTTATTGTACTTATTAACTCCTTACACCCACTAACCCCCCTCTTAAAAACCTCCCAATTCacaaaaaatctgtttttagacccaaaattaaaaaaagatatctCTGTTAGATGAGTGAAATCTTGATTAAAACATGAGTGTTACCTGAAAAATTATAACCTGCACAAGTGTgatagtttaattaaaacctaatgttatttaaaaatcaacctttaaataaagatgatataatatttaaaacataaatgtgaCCCGAAAAAATTTTAACCGAAAAAGGTTtgatattttgattaaaatctGAATGTTACAACTTTGGTATTTCCAGTTTTCAGCCACTGTAACAGACGGGAGTGGAACTCATCACTTTACGTCTAAGCAAGATTATCACGACTACCTTCGCAACAACGGGTGGCAACAATCAGCAATGAGAATTAAAAACACGAGAAGACACAGAATCCATGGATGGCCATATTTtgtaagtttatgttttacaatacaTACACCCATACTTATATATCCCCATACAACAGAGTGGGAGTTGTCTATGTTTTATGGGTTTTGGTGTACACAACACATAGCATAAATTTTTGCTACCACTGCAGATAATATAACATTACTCTCTGTTAAACTAAAAGCAATGCAGATGTAAGTTATTtcaataaatcattttttttatttttgtattattaaatgCATGTTAAAGGGATAATGCATGAACTAACTGGACAAAATCCCTGATATACCAGAAATAAAACGTTGTAAGAgctattaatatatatattatgtatggcAGTGGTATAATAATGATACTATAGCAGGCAGTAACACTTGACGCAGTCTTTTCTGtcgttaaaaataaatgtaactaactttttgttaaaaccttTAACCAGCAATAACAGTATTAGCAGCCtcaaggtggctgtacacagtatctggtGTGCAAATTCGCTTGccaagtcgtatgcaaacccgtgtccaattccgcatgTGGCAGCGAATTCTGGGACAAAACGGaggaattccggatactgtgtacaaccacctttattttcttatttctaGTGACAATAACAGCCATAAAGGTATATTTTCCATCTATAAATCTCTAAACTGTTGTAAGAGCTGTTTAAGATTTATAATTTGCCCAGAAGTAACAGCCTATACTTTAATCTGTTAAAATCTTAAAACCTTTAATCAAACAGTAAGTTCAAGATGtatattttctatgtttaaagaTACCATTCAGTGAAACCATGGGTCAGTCTCAATCATCATAttcccaacaacaacaaaccatGTATCCAGctttcccatctttcccagctatcccatctttccccctaAACCCACTACCAACCCCCCCTACATACAAACCACCACAAGTTCAGCCAATTCCTGACCCGCCTGTAGCGCCTGTTCAAgtgtaagttaaatataaagataaagaaattatttgtatttaaatgtaGGACTAAAGTGATaagtgataaaatatatatgactGATTCAAAATCTGGTGTAaggtaaatgaaaaattacaacTTAAAGTGTAAGTTTGAATGAATGGGTGACATGACTTATTTATAATCAAGAGTTCAAGGTTAATATGGCAACTTTGGgtgtagttttatatttctggtATCATTTATTAGTTTGCCATTGCTATCTTATAGTGGGGTCTATGTGGTAGCACTCTAGCTGGTAATGTAATGctccaactgtggcctaaattataaaactgctaACATGCTCTTCTGCAAGATTTgttcatatagaataaaagggtATCCTATAATATCAGTAATATATGCTCCACTAAATCTACAGTAAGACTCATATTTAATTGCTTCAGTTTTTACACAAGTGCAGGTAACCCCATAGTTTAAAAATCATAGAATTGGGCTCAACAATTGTTTATTACCTTGTAATCTCACACAGACAACCTGCTCCTATATTCCAACCTTGGAGAGATGTAACCAGAAAAGAACGCAACAGGTTTCGTTTAAACacttttcaatgttttttttagcatGTGCgcaattttgttaaatttatatttaggtGTCAATATCAGAGTTTAAATGCTTCAGCCCAGAGGTTACCAATTTTTTGACTAAATCATCAGTCAgacaaaaaaatcaccaacaaagttacaaactcATGTATATGCAATAGACATAAGGTGTGAGAACaaaaaacctgtgttatatcgactATCTTAGCCCAGAGAATTGGGTTCAAGGCCAGgcattgctaccattgtggatgtCCGtcattagtttaaaaacttaaaggCAAGCAAgcacaagttgtatgaaacataacaccttaTTGTAACGCCTGCTGCTGCATGCCAATTACATTATTTAACCTGTATATATTGACATGCAGAAACAAATTCTTCCCGACATACTTCTACccaccagtgttgccagaccAAATATTGCCCaacccagtgttgccagacccagtgttgccagacccagtgttgccaaacccagtgttgccagacccagtgttgccagaatATCAACATGTTTACAGCAGTTTCCATGCCCAACCAATAAGATATCAATTTCCCTCATTTACTGCTTTGTAAGTATTTATGACACATACTTGTGTTTGTGATAtaacaatgtatattatagCCCAACATTGCCCAACAAACCATATTGGATGAGCAGAATGGGAAGAAGACATAGAAGGTAGGGggtttagtttgtttaaaatctaaaaccaGTCACCTAGCCTTTGCCTAAGACCttacataaatataagttaattcAGATA
Protein-coding sequences here:
- the LOC100187493 gene encoding uncharacterized protein LOC100187493 isoform X2, whose product is MFYVKLVFIFSFLWFVHGQNEVHKFVFSETDESIENTELRNVIQSELQNEILDLCERERRNIVEVQQMLQLLKNKYLKQFQDLYQNLTLVEADIEIDCNITRNELWENCREDFNQLCSGETEYLNRKSNGRKSYNVPDTSVGFPPAGFGMFLSPRFQKLWNKLKRQSLGYTQFFDNNLRKLSRLQQKLEILLSRREERNNQTNQIDNNGPSLANRTNWFQRFLARQDLHLRRKKRQSSSYRTYSSSWINYNPFNGSQTTLNKFFATLNDNSVARNFTNKTHWLEYMRNRTNAQQMLGSPIMLQPIGETEGNGSLERNTFPEVPPLFFPSQQRRPLPVEETTVFSATVTDGSGTHHFTSKQDYHDYLRNNGWQQSAMRIKNTRRHRIHGWPYFIPFSETMGQSQSSYSQQQQTMYPAFPSFPAIPSFPLNPLPTPPTYKPPQVQPIPDPPVAPVQVQPAPIFQPWRDVTRKERNRNKFFPTYFYPPVLPDQILPNPVLPDPVLPDPVLPNPVLPDPVLPEYQHVYSSFHAQPIRYQFPSFTAFPTLPNKPYWMSRMGRRHRRASSLIDKCLDILWRTRTCNRYIHQDCTAVRENMQNYKKKLFLLLRLDTTLKKIENAMIGIKSQFNWINRVNVDVPVVELTYLALQPGRYAASFRLFGDRIYPQETDQFSSLLTDVGSDAFNLYKYSI
- the LOC100187493 gene encoding uncharacterized protein LOC100187493 isoform X3 produces the protein MFYVKLVFIFSFLWFVHGQNEVHKFVFSETDESIENTELRNVIQSELQNEILDLCERERRNIVEVQQMLQLLKNKYLKQFQDLYQNLTLVEADIEIDCNITRNELWENCREDFNQLCSGETEYLNRKSNGKSYNVPDTSVGFPPAGFGMFLSPRFQKLWNKLKRQSLGYTQFFDNNLRKLSRLQQKLEILLSRREERNNQTNQIDNNGPSLANRTNWFQRFLARQDLHLRRKKRQSSSYRTYSSSWINYNPFNGSQTTLNKFFATLNDNSVARNFTNKTHWLEYMRNRTNAQQMLGSPIMLQPIGETEGNGSLERNTFPEVPPLFFPSQQRRPLPVEETTVFSATVTDGSGTHHFTSKQDYHDYLRNNGWQQSAMRIKNTRRHRIHGWPYFIPFSETMGQSQSSYSQQQQTMYPAFPSFPAIPSFPLNPLPTPPTYKPPQVQPIPDPPVAPVQVQPAPIFQPWRDVTRKERNRNKFFPTYFYPPVLPDQILPNPVLPDPVLPDPVLPNPVLPDPVLPEYQHVYSSFHAQPIRYQFPSFTAFPTLPNKPYWMSRMGRRHRRASSLIDKCLDILWRTRTCNRYIHQDCTAVRENMQNYKKKLFLLLRLDTTLKKIENAMIGIKSQFNWINRVNVDVPVVELTYLALQPGRYAASFRLFGDRIYPQETDQFSSLLTDVGSDAFNLYKYSI
- the LOC100187493 gene encoding uncharacterized protein LOC100187493 isoform X1; the encoded protein is MFYVKLVFIFSFLWFVHGQNEVHKFVFSETDESIENTELRNVIQSELQNEILDLCERERRNIVEVQQMLQLLKNKYLKQFQDLYQNLTLVEADIEIDCNITRNELWENCREDFNQLCSGETEYLNRKSNGTVSILTQLLRNLAIKTSIFSRKSYNVPDTSVGFPPAGFGMFLSPRFQKLWNKLKRQSLGYTQFFDNNLRKLSRLQQKLEILLSRREERNNQTNQIDNNGPSLANRTNWFQRFLARQDLHLRRKKRQSSSYRTYSSSWINYNPFNGSQTTLNKFFATLNDNSVARNFTNKTHWLEYMRNRTNAQQMLGSPIMLQPIGETEGNGSLERNTFPEVPPLFFPSQQRRPLPVEETTVFSATVTDGSGTHHFTSKQDYHDYLRNNGWQQSAMRIKNTRRHRIHGWPYFIPFSETMGQSQSSYSQQQQTMYPAFPSFPAIPSFPLNPLPTPPTYKPPQVQPIPDPPVAPVQVQPAPIFQPWRDVTRKERNRNKFFPTYFYPPVLPDQILPNPVLPDPVLPDPVLPNPVLPDPVLPEYQHVYSSFHAQPIRYQFPSFTAFPTLPNKPYWMSRMGRRHRRASSLIDKCLDILWRTRTCNRYIHQDCTAVRENMQNYKKKLFLLLRLDTTLKKIENAMIGIKSQFNWINRVNVDVPVVELTYLALQPGRYAASFRLFGDRIYPQETDQFSSLLTDVGSDAFNLYKYSI